The Kitasatospora sp. NBC_00374 genome has a segment encoding these proteins:
- a CDS encoding cupin domain-containing protein codes for MSMPTQLSDGPRGRNVTVLRDLLSPEGLENLDWVRWVQPGRAGVEVCPIYTTEAPQSASAFLVRMAPGAHGDLHEHTGYELMFVLSGELCNDNGDRYGVGDLIVEEPGSVHRVRTDTGCVALGVREAPTAPLS; via the coding sequence ATGTCGATGCCCACTCAGCTCTCCGACGGCCCCCGGGGCCGGAACGTCACGGTCCTGCGGGACCTGTTGTCCCCCGAGGGGTTGGAGAACCTCGACTGGGTGCGCTGGGTCCAGCCCGGCCGGGCCGGGGTGGAGGTGTGCCCGATCTACACCACCGAGGCCCCGCAGTCGGCGTCGGCCTTCCTGGTGCGGATGGCGCCCGGGGCCCACGGCGACCTGCACGAGCACACCGGATACGAGCTGATGTTCGTCCTGTCGGGGGAGTTGTGCAACGACAACGGCGACCGGTACGGGGTCGGTGACCTGATCGTCGAGGAGCCCGGCAGCGTGCACCGGGTCCGCACCGACACCGGCTGCGTCGCCCTGGGCGTCCGCGAGGCGCCGACCGCGCCCCTGTCCTAG